In Poecile atricapillus isolate bPoeAtr1 chromosome 9, bPoeAtr1.hap1, whole genome shotgun sequence, the following are encoded in one genomic region:
- the CELSR3 gene encoding cadherin EGF LAG seven-pass G-type receptor 3 isoform X3 → MAAAEEPVAAPSRSCCRRRHREPPPPLLLVLLPLLLLPLFPSGLGATAPPPPAGWGPPARWGCPAAAPCRAAAVPPGLPPAPRRRSPPRCPPRAAQPPPLPSVPGRRGRRAAPNRHPLFPQYNYQAEVAENQPAGTAVVAVAAQDPDGGEAGRLVYSMDALMNSRSRDLFSIDPRAGLISTTQALDRESMDLHYFRVTATDHGAPRLSATTMVAITVADRNDHDPVFEQGEYRETIRENVEEGYPILQLRATDVDSLPNANIRYRFVNERAAFDVFEIDPRSGLITTSGPVDREKMEKYSLVVEANDQGREPGPRSATVKVYITVLDENDNIPQFSEKRYIVQVREDIRPHTEILRVTATDLDKDNNALVHYNIISGNSRGQFSIDSVTGEIQVVAPLDFEVEREYALRIRAQDAGRPPLSNNTGMASIQVVDINDHAPIFVSTPFQISVLENAPLGHSVIHIQAVDADYGENSRLEYKLTGVSADTPFVVNSATGWITVSGPLDRESVEHYFFGVEARDHGSPSLSASASVTITVMDVNDNRPEFTQKEYFIRLNEDAAVGTSVLSVTAVDRDVNSAITYQITGGNTRNRFSISTQGGLGLITLSLPLDYKQERRYVLTVTASDRTLRDNCHVHINITDANTHRPVFQSAHYSASINEDRPVGSTVVVISATDDDVGENARITYYLEDNVPQFRIDPDSGAITLQAELDYEDQVTYTLAITAKDNGIPQKADTTYVEIMVNDVNDNAPQFVSPHYQGMISEDAPPFTSVLQISATDRDAHTNGRVQYTFQNGEDGDGDFTIEPTSGIIRTVRRLDRENVPVYELTAYAVDRGIPPQRTPVHIQVTIQDVNDNAPVFPAEEFEVLVKENSIVGSVVAQITAVDPDEGPNAQIMYQIVEGNIPEIFQMDIFSGELTALIDLDYETKSEYVIVVQATSAPLVSRATVHIKLIDQNDNSPVLKNFQILFNNYVSNKSNTFPSGVIGKVPAYDPDASDRLFYTFERGNELHLLIVNQSSGELRLSRKLDNNRPLVASMLVTVSDGIHSVTAQCILRVIIITEDMLANSITVRLENMWQERFLSPLLSTFLEGVATVLATPKEDIFIFNIQNDTDVGGMVLNVSFSALAPWGGRYFSSEELQEQLYMKRMVLTGTSMLEVLPFDDNVCLREPCQNYMKCISVLKFDSSAPFIASRSTLFRPIHPITGLRCRCPQGFTGDYCETEINLCYSNPCLNGGICTRKEGGYTCVCRQHFSGENCEVDSRAGRCVPGVCRNGGTCTNGADGGFRCQCPAGGFETPFCEVSTRSFPPRSFIMFRGLRQRFHLTLALSFSTVEPSGLLLYNGRLNERHDFLAVEIIQGQVQLKYSTGESSTVVSPYLPGGVSDGQWHTLQLRYYNKPKVSTLGVVQGPSKDKVAILTIDECDASVALQFGSEIGNYSCAAEGVQTSSKKSLDLTGPLLLGGVPNLPENFPITHRDFVGCMRDLFIDSKRIDLASYIANNGTTAGCHAKHTFCDSSPCKNGGTCSVSWGTYSCLCPVGFGGKDCRHAMHHAHYFQGNSVLTWDFKADVKISVPWYLGLAFRTRQQDGVLLQAHAGQYTTLLCQLAGGLLSFMVSRGSGRSTSLLLDQLQLSDGKWHDLQLELRDVHSGRDSRYVITLTLDFGLYQDTVVVGNELHGLKVKHLHVGGVLGSGEVQNGLRGCIQGVRLGDSVTGIVLPKPSHALRVEAGCSVPSPCDSNPCPANSICKDEWQSYSCVCQPGYYGGDCVDVCHLNPCKNKSVCRRKPGSRLGYVCECSGNFFGQYCEHRIDQQCPKGWWGNPTCGPCNCDVSKGFDPDCNKTNGQCHCKDFHYRPRGSDTCLPCDCYPVGSTSRSCDRETGRCHCRPGVIGRQCNSCDSPFAEVTPSGCEVLYDGCPKSLKAGVWWPQTKFGFSAAVLCPKGSLGLRGAGAAVRHCDEEKGWLEPDLFNCTSPAFKELSVLLDGLERNKTELNTIEAKKLAHRLRAVTDHMDHYFGNDVHIAFRLLSRLMAFESQQRGFGLTATQDAHFNENLLRAGSSVLAPENREHWAMLPHGEHGSASLMEQLRDYSGTLASNMKLTYLNPVGVVTPNIMLSIDRMENHSHTRRRYPRYHSSLFRGQPAWDPHTHVVLPLSVLSPPKAEAVPTAVPTLAGSEGNYTVESSSPRQVLPEPEPTLTVVILIMYRTLGGLLPARYRVDRRSVRLPKNPVMNSPIVSVSVFSNHTFLQGPLDTPLVLEFYLLETANRSKPLCVQWNHSNPTNPSGFWTARDCELVYRNTTHVHCQCSQFGTFGVLMDSSHREFLCTVIAILLHCFFLSTFAWLFVQGLHIYRMQTEARNVNFGAMRFYYAIGWGVPAIITGLAVGLDPEGYGNPDFCWISIHDKLVWSFAGPITVVIVMNGVMFLLVAKMSCSPGQKETKKKSVLMTLRSSFVLLLVISTTWLFGLLAVNNSVLAFHYFYTVLCSLQGLAVLVLFCVLNEEVQEAWKLACLNKKGQSEEATRSTQGPNAYNNTALFEESGLIRITLGASTVSSVSSVRSARTHSSQRAYLRDNVAARQGSALDHSLLAHAGPTDIDMAMFHRDAGGDQDSDSDSDLSLDEERSLSIPSSESEENVRLRGRFQRQLKRVAHSERLLTNPANTAPKDVDGNDLMSYWPALGECEVHPCSLQKWGSERKLGFDINKDAANNNQPDLALTSGDENSLTQTQRQRKGILKNRLQYPPTLQGLPSVGRMTNELTWYKTSTLGHRAVPAASYGRIYSGAGSLSQPASRYSSREQLDMLMRRQMSREQLSRHNSGECLEAVPSRHGSREELDTIPSRHGSTEHLESIPSRHASRENLDLLTARPSQRDHRNTLPRRQGSRDCLDTLPCRFGSREQLDCGPVREVSREWLNTLPSRQVSRDRIDMLPSRDTSREQLDLLSRKQPSRDLLASARQASREQLDFLSRRSNSREPLDTLPSRQPSQDNLGSLSRRQLSRESLEPLSRRQHSRENLEAIPSRHPSTEQLDILSSILASFNSSILSSVQSSSTPSGPQTTATPSAMQTSTPSAVCPSTPHSATSHSISELSPDSEITRNDGHS, encoded by the exons ATGGCGGCGGCGGAGGAGCCGGTGGCCGCCCCGAGCCGCtcctgctgccgccgccgccaccgggagccgccgccgccgctactgctggtgctgctaccgctcctgctgctgcctttgttccCCTCCGGGCTGGGGGCcaccgcgccgccgccgccggcagGCTGGGGGCCGCCGGCCCGCTGGGGCTGTCCCGCCGCCGCGCCGTGCCGGGCTGCGGCCGTGCCCCCGGGGCTGCCCCCGGCACCGCGCCGCCGGTCCCCGCCGCGctgcccgccccgcgccgcccagccgccgccgctgccctcggtcccggggcggcggggccggcgcgcAGCCCCGAACCGCCACCCGCTGTTCCCCCAGTACAACTACCAGGCGGAGGTGGCGGAGAACCAGCCGGCGGGGACGGCGGTGGTGGCGGTGGCGGCCCAGGACCCCGACGGGGGCGAGGCGGGGCGGCTGGTGTACTCCATGGATGCGCTGATGAACAGCCGCTCGCGGGATCTGTTCAGCATCGACCCGCGGGCCGGGCTCATCTCCACCACCCAGGCCCTGGACCGCGAGAGCATGGACCTGCACTACTTCCGAGTGACGGCCACTGACCACGGGGCACCGCGGCTCTCCGCCACCACCATGGTGGCCATCACTGTGGCTGACCGCAACGACCACGACCCCGTCTTCGAGCAGGGCGAGTACCGGGAGACCATCCGGGAGAACGTTGAGGAGGGATACCCCATTCTGCAGCTGCGGGCCACCGATGTCGACTCCCTGCCCAATGCCAACATCCGCTACCGCTTTGTCAATGAACGGGCTGCCTTCGACGTCTTCGAGATTGATCCCCGCTCTGGCCTCATCACCACCAGCGGGCCAGTGGACAGGGAGAAGATGGAGAAGTACTCCCTGGTGGTGGAAGCCAACGACCAGGGCAGGGAGCCGGGGCCCCGCTCTGCCACTGTCAAGGTCTACATCACAGTCCTTGATGAGAATGACAACATCCCTCAGTTCAGCGAGAAGCGCTACATTGTCCAAGTGAGGGAGGACATCCGGCCCCACACCGAGATCCTGCGTGTCACCGCCACGGACCTGGACAAGGACAACAACGCGCTGGTGCACTACAACATCATCAGTGGGAACAGTCGGGGCCAGTTCTCCATTGACAGTGTCACTGGGGAAATACAGGTGGTGGCCCCTCTGGATTTTGAGGTGGAGCGGGAGTATGCCCTGAGGATCCGGGCTCAGGATGCGGGGCGTCCTCCTCTTTCTAACAACACTGGCATGGCGAGCATCCAGGTGGTGGACATCAATGACCATGCCCCCATTTTTGTCAGTACCCCTTTTCAAATCTCCGTCCTGGAGAATGCTCCCCTTGGCCACTCCGTCATCCACATCCAGGCCGTGGATGCAGACTACGGCGAGAACTCGCGCCTGGAGTACAAACTGACAGGGGTCTCGGCTGACACACCCTTTGTGGTGAACAGTGCCACAGGGTGGATCACAGTCAGTGGGCCCTTGGACCGGGAATCGGTCGAGCACTATTTTTTTGGGGTAGAGGCTCGTGACCATGGCTCTCCATCTTTATCTGCCTCAGCCAGTGTCACCATTACTGTCATGGATGTCAACGACAACCGCCCTGAGTTCACCCAGAAGGAATACTTCATCCGCCTGAACGAGGATGCAGCTGTGGGGACCAGCGTCCTCAGCGTCACGGCAGTCGACCGGGATGTGAACAGTGCCATCACGTACCAGATCACAGGAGGCAACACACGGAACCGCTTCTCCATCAGCACGCAGGGCGGGCTGGGGCTCATCACTCTGTCTCTGCCACTGGACTACAAGCAGGAGAGGCGCTATGTGCTCACCGTGACAGCCTCTGATCGCACCCTGCGTGACAACTGCCACGTTCACATCAACATCACCGATGCCAACACGCACCGGCCTGTGTTCCAGAGTGCCCACTACTCTGCGAGCATCAACGAGGACCGGCCTGTGGGCAGCACTGTAGTGGTGATCAGTGCCACGGACGATGACGTGGGGGAAAATGCCCGCATCACGTACTACCTGGAGGACAATGTCCCTCAGTTTCGTATTGATCCAGACTCCGGGGCCATCACTCTCCAGGCAGAACTGGATTATGAGGACCAGGTCACGTATACCTTGGCTATCACTGCCAAGGACAATGGGATCCCCCAGAAGGCGGACACCACATATGTTGAAATCATGGTGAATGATGTTAATGACAATGCACCCCAGTTTGTCAGCCCTCATTACCAGGGCATGATCTCTGAGGATGCACCTCCCTTCACCAGTGTGCTCCAGATCTCTGCCACCGACCGGGATGCGCACACCAACGGGCGAGTGCAGTACACCTTCCAGAACggggaggatggggatggagactTCACCATCGAGCCCACCTCGGGCATCATTCGCACTGTGCGCAGGCTGGACCGCGAGAACGTTCCTGTCTATGAACTGACTGCCTACGCTGTGGACAGGGGCATCCCTCCTCAGCGAACTCCTGTCCACATTCAGGTTACCATTCAGGATGTGAATGACAATGCCCCTGTCTTTCCTGCTGAAGAGTTTGAGGTCTTGGTTAAGGAGAACAGCATCGTAGGCTCTGTGGTGGCCCAGATCACAGCTGTTGACCCGGATGAGGGACCCAATGCCCAGATCATGTACCAAATTGTGGAAGGCAACATCCCTGAGATATTCCAGATGGACATCTTTTCTGGGGAGCTCACAGCCTTGATCGACTTGGATTATGAGACAAAATCTGAATATGTGATTGTAGTGCAGGCCACCTCTGCCCCTCTGGTCAGCAGAGCTACAGTCCACATCAAACTCATTGACCAGAATGACAACAGCCCTGTTCTGAAGAACTTCCAAATCCTTTTCAATAACTACGTGTCCAATAAGTCCAACACCTTCCCCTCAGGGGTCATAGGGAAGGTCCCAGCATATGACCCAGACGCATCTGACCGCCTCTTCTACACCTTTGAGCGGGGAAATGAACTACACTTGTTGATTGTAAATCAGTCGAGCGGGGAGCTGAGGCTGAGCCGTAAGCTGGACAACAACCGTCCGCTTGTGGCCTCCATGCTGGTGACTGTCTCAG ACGGGATCCACAGCGTGACAGCTCAGTGCATCCTGCGGGTGATCATCATCACGGAGGACATGCTGGCCAACAGCATTACGGTGCGGCTGGAGAACATGTGGCAGGAGCGCTTCCTCTCCCCGCTGCTCTCCACCTTTCTGGAAGGAGTGGCCACCGTGCTTGCGACACCCAAGGAGGACATCTTCATCTTCAACATCCAGAACGACACGGACGTGGGTGGCATGGTACTCAATGTCAGCTTCTCAGCCCTGGCCCCATGGGGCGGGCGCTACTTCAGCtcggaggagctgcaggagcagctgtacATGAAGCGCATGGTGCTGACAGGCACCTCCATGCTGGAGGTGCTGCCCTTCGACGACAACGTGTGCCTGCGGGAGCCCTGCCAGAACTACATGAAGTGCATCTCTGTCCTCAAGTTTGACAGCTCAGCCCCCTTCATTGCCTCTCGCTCCACCCTCTTTCGGCCCATCCACCCCATCACCGGCCTGCGGtgccgctgtccccagggcttcACCGGGGACTACTGCGAAACGGAGATCAACCTGTGCTACTCCAACCCCTGCCTGAATGGGGGGATCTGCACCCGCAAGGAGGGGGGATACACCTGCGTTTGCCGCCAGCACTTCAGCG GTGAGAACTGTGAAGTGGACAGCCGTGCGGGGCGATGCGTGCCTGGTGTGTGCCGCAACGGCGGCACCTGCACCAACGGCGCCGACGGCGGCTTCCGCTGCCAGTGCCCAGCGGGCGGCTTTGAGACGCCCTTCTGCGAGGTGTCCACGCGCTCCTTCCCACCACGATCCTTCATCATGTTCCGGGGCCTGCGCCAGCGCTTCCACCTCACCCTTGCCCTCTC GTTCAGCACTGTGGAGCCCAGCGGCCTCCTGCTCTACAATGGGCGTTTGAATGAGAGGCATGACTTCCTGGCAGTGGAGATCATCCAGGGACAGGTGCAGCTGAAATACTCCACAG GAGAGTCCAGCACCGTAGTGAGCCCCTACCTGCCAGGGGGTGTGAGTGATGGGCAGTGGCACACACTGCAGCTCCGCTACTACAACAAG CCCAAGGTCAGCACCCTGGGGGTGGTGCAGGGCCCCTCCAAGGACAAGGTGGCCATCTTGACAATAGATGAATGTGATGCTTCAGTGGCCCTGCAGTTTGGCAGCGAGATTGGAAACTACTCCTGTGCTGCAGAAGGTGTGCAGACCAGCTCGAAAAA GTCCCTGGACCTCACAGGTCCCTTGCTCCTTGGAGGGGTCCCCAACCTGCCAGAAAACTTCCCCATCACTCACCGGGACTTTGTGGGATGCATGAGAGACCTCTTCATCGACAGCAAACGCATCGACCTGGCCTCCTACATCGCCAACAACGGAACTACTGCAG GCTGTCATGCCAAGCACACGTTCTGCGACTCCAGCCCCTGCAAGAATGGCGGCACCTGCTCTGTCAGCTGGGGAACCTACTCCTGCCTCTGTCCTGTTGGCTTTGGGGGCAAAGACTGCCGCCATG CCATGCACCATGCCCACTATTTTCAGGGCAACAGTGTCCTGACCTGGGACTTCAAGGCAGACGTGAAGATCTCGGTGCCATGGTACTTGGGGCTGGCGTTTCGGACGCGTCAGCAGGATGGGGTGCTTCTGCAGGCCCACGCGGGCCAGTACACCACCCTGCTCTGCCAG CTGGCTGGGGGCCTGCTCTCCTTCATGGTGAGCAGGGGGTCAGGGCGCAGCACCAGCCTGCTCCTGGACCAGCTGCAGCTCAGTGATGGGAAATGGCACGACCTCCAGCTGGAGCTGCGGGACGTCCACAGCGGGCGAGACTCACGCTACGTCATCACCCTCACCCTGGACTTTGGGCTCTACCAG GACACGGTGGTTGTGGGAAATGAACTGcatggcctgaaggtgaaacaCCTGCATGTGGGGGGAGTCCTGGGCTCTGGCGAGGTGCAGAATGGGCTGAGGGGCTGCATACAG GGTGTGCGACTGGGTGACAGCGTCACTGGGATCGTGCTGCCCAAGCCCAGCCATGCCCTGCGGGTGGAGGCTGGCTGCAGTGTACCGAGCCCCTGTGACTCCAACCCCTGCCCAGCCAACAGCATCTGCAAGGATGAGTGGCAGAGCTACTCCTGTGTCTGCCAGCCAG GGTACTACGGAGGGGACTGTGTGGATGTGTGTCACCTCAACCCCTGCAAGAACAAGTCGGTGTGTCGCCGCAAGCCAGGCTCACGCCTGGGCTACGTCTGCGAGTGCAGTGGGAACTTCTTTGGGCAGTACTGCGAGCACAG GATAGACCAGCAGTGTCCGAAGGGCTGGTGGGGAAACCCCACCTGTGGGCCCTGTAACTGTGATGTGAGCAAGGGCTTTGATCCCGACTGCAATAAAACCAACGGGCAGTGCCACTGCAAG GACTTCCACTACCGCCCCAGAGGCAGTGACACGTGCTTGCCCTGTGACTGCTACCCCGTGGGCTCCACCTCGCGCTCCTGTGACAGGGAGACTGGCCGGTGCCACTGCCGGCCCGGGGTCATTGGCCGCCAGTGCAACAGCTGTGACAGCCCTTTCGCCGAGGTGACGCCCAGTGGCTGCGAGG TGCTCTATGACGGCTGCCCCAAAAGCCTGAAGGCGGGTGTGTGGTGGCCCCAGACCAAGTTTGGCTTctcagctgcagtgctgtgtcccaAAGGCTCCTTGG GCTTGAGGGGTGCAG GTGCAGCCGTCAGACACTGTGATGAGGAGAAGGGCTGGCTGGAGCCAGATCTCTTCAACTGCACTTCACCTGCCTTCAaggagctgtctgtgctg CTAGATGGCTTGGAGAGGAACAAGACTGAGCTCAACACAATTGAAGCCAAGAAGCTGGCCCATCGGCTCCGGGCTGTGACAGACCACATGGACCATTACTTCGGCAATGATGTGCACATTGCTTTCCGCCTGCTGTCCCGCCTCATGGCCTTCGAGAGCCAGCAGCGTGGCTTTGGCCTGACAGCTACACAGGATGCCCACTTCAACGAG AACCTGCTGCGCgcaggcagctctgtgctggcacccGAGAACCGGGAGCACTGGGCCATGCTGCCACACGGGGAGCACGGCAGTGCCAGCCTCATGGAGCAGCTGCGGGACTACTCGGGCACACTGGCCAGCAACATGAAACTCACCTACCTCAACCCTGTCGGTGTCGTCACCCCCAACATCA TGCTGAGCATCGATCGCATGGAGAACCACTCCCACACCCGCCGGCGCTATCCTCGCTACCACAGCAGCCTCTTCCGGGGCCAGCCCGCCTGGGACCCCCACACCCACGTTGTGCTGCCACTGTCGGTGCTGAGCCCTCCAAAAGCCGAAG ctgtccccacagcagtgCCCACACTGGCTGGGAGTGAAGGGAACTACACTGTGGAGAGCTCCTCCCCGAGGCAGGTGCTGCCGGAGCCCGAGCCCACGCTCACTGTGGTCATCCTCATCATGTACCGCACCCTTGGGGGGCTGCTGCCTGCACGCTACCGAGTGGATCGCCGCAGCGTCAG GCTCCCCAAGAATCCTGTGATGAACTCCCCTATTGTGAGTGTGTCTGTGTTCAGCAATCACACCTTCCTGCAAGGACCCCTGGACACCCCTCTTGTGTTGGAATTTTACCTGCTGGAGACAGCGAACAGGAGCAAACCTCTCTGTGTCCAGTGGAACCACTCCAACCC GACCAACCCCTCTGGCTTCTGGACAGCCAGGGACTGCGAGCTCGTGTACCGAAACACCACCCATGTCCActgccagtgctcccagtttggcaCCTTTGGGGTTTTGATGGACAGCTCACACCGAGAG TTTCTCTGCACTGTGATTGCCATCCTCCTCCACTGCTTCTTCCTCTCTACCTTCGCCTGGCTCTTCGTCCAGGGCCTCCACATCTACCGCATGCAGACCGAAGCCCGCAACGTCAACTTCGGGGCCATGCGCTTCTACTACGCCATCGGCTGGGGAGTGCCTGCCATCATCACTG ggctggctgttGGCCTGGATCCTGAGGGCTATGGGAACCCCGACTTCTGCTGGATTTCCATTCATGATAAGCTGGTCTGGAGCTTTGCAGGCCCCATTACTGTCGTCATTGTG ATGAATGGGGTCATGTTCCTGCTTGTGGCCAAGATGTCCTGTTCCCCAGGCCAAAAGGAGACCAAGAAGAAATCGGTTCT catGACGTTACGGAGCTCCTTTGTTCTGCTTCTAGTTATTAGCACTACCTGGCTCTTTGGCCTCTTGGCTGTCAACAACAGTGTCCTGGCTTTCCACTACTTCTACACTGTCCTCTGCAGCCTCCAG ggcctggcagtgctggtccTGTTCTGTGTACTGAATGAGGAGGTGCAGGAGGCATGGAAGCTGGCCTGCCTCAACAAGAAGGGGCAGAGCGAGGAGGCCACGAGGAGCACACAG ggCCCCAATGCCTACAACAACACAGCACTGTTTGAGGAGAGTGGGCTCATCCGCATCACCCTGGGGGCCTCCACAGTGTCCTCAGTGAGCAGCGTGCGCTCTGCCCGCACCCACTCCAGCCAGCGAGCTTACCTCAG AGACAATGTGGCAGCACGTCAGGGCTCAGCCCTGGATCACAGCCTGTTGGCTCACGCCGGCCCCACGGACATTGACATGGCAATGTTCCACCGTGATGCTGGGGGAG ACCAAGATTCAGACTCGGACAGTGACCTGTCTCTGGATGAAGAGCGCAGCCTCTCCATCCCGTCCTCAGAGAGCGAGGAGAACGTACGCCTGCGGGGCCGCTTCCAGCGCCAGCTCAAGCGGGTGGCACACAGCGAACGCCTCCTCACTAACCCTGCCAACACTGCTCCCAAAG ATGTGGATGGCAATGACCTCATGTCATATTGGCCGGCTCTGGGCGAGTGTGAGGTTcacccctgctccctgcagaagTGGGGCTCTGAGCGGAAGCTGGGATTTGACATCAATAAGGATGCAGCCAACAATAATCAGCCAGACCTGGCTTTGACCAGTGGGGATGAGAACTCCCTCACCCAGACCCAGCGGCAGAGAAAAG GGATTTTGAAGAACCGCCTCCAGTACCCTCCGACTCTCCAGGGCTTGCCGTCTGTTGGCAGGATGACCAACGAGCTGACGTGGTACAAGACGTCCACGCTGGGTCACAGGGCTGTTCCCGCTGCCTCCTATGGCAGGATCTACTCTGGGGCGGGCAGTCTGTCGCAGCCAGCCAGCCGCTACTCATCCCGGGAGCAGCTTGACATGCTGATGAGGAGACAGATGTCCCGGGAGCAGCTGAGCAGGCACAACTCAGGAGAGTGCTTGGAAGCTGTGCCCAGTCGGCATGGGTCCAGAGAGGAGCTGGACACTATCCCCAGCAGGCATGGGTCTACTGAACACCTGGAAAGTATCCCAAGCAGACATGCATCTAGGGAAAACTTGGATCTACTCACTGCTAGGCCCAGTCAGAGAGATCATAGGAACACGCTGCCCCGGAGGCAGGGCTCCAGAGACTGCCTTGACACTTTACCCTGCAGATTTGGGTCAAGAGAGCAGCTAGACTGTGGGCCAGTAAGAGAAGTCTCTAGAGAGTGGCTAAACACATTGCCAAGTAGGCAAGTGTCCAGAGACCGAATAGACATGTTGCCAAGTCGGGATACTTCTCGAGAGCAATTGGATTTGCTTTCTAGAAAACAGCCTTCAAGGGACCTGCTAGCATCAGCTAGACAAGCTTCAAGGGAGCAGCTGGACTTCTTGTCCAGAAGATCTAATTCCAGAGAGCCTCTGGACACACTGCCTAGCAGGCAGCCCTCGCAGGACAACCTGGGAAGTCTGTCTCGGAGGCAGCTGTCTAGGGAAAGCCTAGAACCGCTGTCAAGGAGACAGCATTCTAGGGAGAACCTGGAGGCCATTCCCAGCCGACATCCTTCCACTGAACAGTTAGATATCCTTTCTTCCATCCTTGCTTCTTTTAACTCCTCCATCCTGTCCTCGGTGCAATCTTCCAGCACACCTTCAGGCCCCCAGACCACCGCCACCCCCTCTGCCATGCAGACCTCAACGCCCTCTGCAGTGTGTCCCTCAACACCTCACTCTGCCACCtcccacagcatttcagagctgtCACCAGACTCAGA AATAACGAGAAACGATGGCCATTCCTGA